In a single window of the Caloenas nicobarica isolate bCalNic1 chromosome 8, bCalNic1.hap1, whole genome shotgun sequence genome:
- the RNPEPL1 gene encoding aminopeptidase RNPEPL1 produces MAAPAPRPPGLCCCRKGSAAGPEAPPAPPPPPEPPPDVASASSSQLFSLRHLHLGLELRPEARALAGCLVLELCALRPQPRALVLDVHPALRVLSASYRRAAAGEAPCSFAFSPAEAAAPAPLPPPPCPPPPSPPPPCAPPCAASPPCTATFLSAPCIAAGPLPSAAAPPGEPPASPPPAAEPPPPLPLFAQPPCAACPLGFRVDPFTDYGSSLTVSLPAALQPHQPFQIIVRYTTADGPAIWWLDPELTYGNAKPFVFTQGHSVCNRSFFPCFDTPAVKCTYSATVKAPAGIQVLMSATQSTYLEEEGVYQFYMEYPVPAYLVALVAGDLIHADIGPRSRVWAEPCLLPTAISKLSGMVERWLTAAESLYGPYIWGRYDIVFLPPSFPIVAMENPCLTFIISSILESDEFLIIDVIHEVAHSWFGNAVTNATWEEMWLSEGLATYAQRRITTETYGAAFTCLETAFRLDALHRQMKLLGEDNPVSKLQVKLEPGVNPSNLMNLFTYEKGYCFVYYLSQLCGDPRHFDSFLRAYIEKYKFTSVVAQDLLDSFLNFFPELKEQCVENKAGLEFERWLNATGPPLAEPDLSQGSSLTKPVETLFKLWTTEPLDSAAAASSADLTKWRTFQTVLFLDRLLDGSPLPREVIKKLSECYSSQLDSMNAEIRIRWLQIVVRNDYYPDLYKVRRFLENQMSRMYTIPLYEDLCTGTLKSFALEIFYQTQNQLHPNLRKTIQQILSQGLTPLPAIDTTAVATDTPAMLLEDKVSEATNGAISLRDVNVSA; encoded by the exons ATGGCGGCTCCGGCTCCGCGGCCGCCCGGCCTGTGCTGCTGCCGCAAGGGGTCCGCGGCCGGGCCGGAggcgccgccggccccgccgccgcctcccgagCCGCCGCCGGACGTGGCGTCCGCCTCCAGCTCGCAGCTCTTCAGCCTCCGCCACCTGcacctggggctggagctgcggCCCGAGGCGCGGGCGCTGGCGGGCTGCCTGGTGCTGGAGCTCTGCGCCCTgcggccgcagccccgcgcccTGGTGCTGGACGTGCACCCGGCCCTGCGCGTCCTCTCGGCCTCCTACCGCCGTGCCGCGGCGGGGGAAGCGCCCTGCTCCTTCGCCTTCTCGCCCGCCGaggccgccgccccggccccgctgcccccgccgccctgcccgccgccgccgtcgccgccgccgccctgtGCGCCTCCCTGCGCCGCCAGCCCGCCCTGCACCGCCACCTTCCTCTCGGCGCCCTGCATCGCCGCCGGACCGCTGCCCTCCGCTGCCGCCCCCCCGGGGGAgccgcccgccagccccccgcccgccgccgagccgccgccgccgctgcccctCTTCGCCCAGCCGCCCTGCGCCGCCTGCCCGCTCGGCTTCAGGGTGGACCCCTTCACCGACTACGGCTCGTCCCTCACCGTGTCCCTGCCCGCCGCCCTCCAGCCGCACCAGCCCTTCCAGATCATCGTCCGCTACACCACGGCCGACGGCCCCGCC ATCTGGTGGCTGGATCCAGAGCTGACGTATGGCAATGCCAAGCCGTTTGTCTTCACGCAGGGCCACTCGGTGTGTAACCGGTCTTTCTTCCCCTGCTTTGACACGCCAGCAGTGAAATGCACTTATTCAGCTACTGTCAAG GCCCCAGCAGGCATACAGGTGTTGATGAGTGCCACCCAAAGTACTTACTTGGAAGAGGAAGGTGTATATCAGTTTTACATGGAATATCCCGTTCCTGCCTACCTAGTGGCCCTGGTGGCAGGAGACCTTATCCATGCAGACATAGGTCCCAG GAGCAGAGTGTGGGCAGAGCCTTGCCTGCTGCCAACAGCCATCAGCAAGCTTTCTGGCATGGTTGAGCGCTGGTTGACTGCTGCCGAGAGCCTGTATGGCCCATATATATGGGGAAG ATATgacattgtttttcttcctccatcctTCCCTATTGTTGCCATGGAAAACCCATGCCTGACCTTCATCATCTCTTCCATTCTGGAGAGCGATGAGTTTTTGATCATCGATGTCATTCACGAAGTTGCCCACAGCTGGTTTGGAAACGCCGTCACCAACGCTACCTGGGAGGAGATGTGGCTGAGCGAGGGGCTGGCCACGTACGCCCAGCGCCGGATTACCACCGAGACCTACG GAGCTGCCTTCACATGTTTGGAGACTGCATTTCGCCTTGATGCTCTCCATAGACAGATGAAGCTCCTTGGAGAAGACAACCCGGTCAGCAAGCTTCAGGTTAAACTGGAGCCAG GTGTAAACCCTAGTAATTTAATGAACCTCTTCACCTATGAGAAAGGCTACTGCTTTGTTTACTACCTGTCTCAGCTCTGCGGTGACCCGAGACACTTTGACTCCTTCCTAAGA GCCTACATTGAGAAGTACAAATTTACCAGTGTTGTGGCTCAAGATCTTCTGGATTCcttcctgaatttttttccagagctgaAAGAGCAATGTGTTGAGAACAAAGCAG GACTGGAGTTTGAACGTTGGCTCAATGCTACAGGACCTCCGCTAGCTGAGCCAGACTTATCTCAGGGATCCAGTCTGACCAAACCAGTGGAGACGCTCTTCAAACTCTGGACCACGGAGCCTCTggactctgctgctgctgccagcagtgcTGACCTCACTAAATGGAGAACGTTCCAAACTGTGCTTTTCTTGGACAGATTGCTTGATGGGTCACCGCTGCCACGTG AGGTGATAAAAAAGCTTTCGGAATGTTACTCCTCTCAGCTGGACTCCATGAATGCAGAAATCCGTATCCGCTGGTTGCAGATTGTAGTCCGAAATGACTATTATCCAGACCTTTACAAAGTCCGTCGCTTCTTGGAAAACCAG aTGTCTCGGATGTACACAATTCCACTTTATGAGGACCTTTGCACTGGCACCCTCAAGTCTTTTGCCTTAGAAATTTTTTACCAGACCCAAAACCAGCTGCACCCCAATTTGCGGAAAACCATCCAACAGATCTTATCCCAGGGCTTGACCCCGCTTCCTGCCATAGACACTACAGCAGTCGCTACAGACACACCAGCAATGCTGCTTGAGGACAAAGTCTCAGAGGCCACAAACGGTGCCATTTCACTCAGGGATGTTAATGTGTCTGCCTAG